The following coding sequences lie in one Anas platyrhynchos isolate ZD024472 breed Pekin duck chromosome 15, IASCAAS_PekinDuck_T2T, whole genome shotgun sequence genomic window:
- the LOC101799795 gene encoding cytochrome P450 3A9, whose amino-acid sequence MNLLPSFAPETWALLLIFVALLLVYGIWPFGVFKKLGIPGPTPLPFFGTCLEYRKGFLDFDNQCFQKYGKVWGIYDGRQPVVAILDPKIIKSVLVKECYSTFTNRRHMDLAGVLNNAVSLAEDEQWKRLRTVLSPTFTSGKLKEMFPIMKHYGEVLVKNVQKRVEKDSSIPVKDIFGSYSMDVVTSTSFGVNIDSMNNPKDPFVREMKKLVKFDFFDPVFIVSFVFPFICPLLAKFNVSVFPNDAVDFFMRSISKIKQDREKETQKGRVDFLQMMIESQKTPTNGNNEANHNYKALTDIEVLSQAFIFIFAGYEPTSNTLGYLAYELALHPDVQQKLVEEIDNAFPNKAPLTYETVMQLEYLDMTMNETLRLFPLGGRIERVCKKDVEINGVTIPKGAAVMIPPYILHRNPEHWPNPDEFRPERFSKENKDSIDPYTYLPFGAGPRNCIGMRFALLSLKVAIVALLQHFTFQICKETQVPLKLSSHGLLSPEKPIILKLAPRTNATPAEA is encoded by the exons ATGaaccttcttccttccttcgcTCCTGAAACCTGGGcccttttgcttatttttgtagCCCTCCTGCTCGT ATATGGAATCTGGCCTTTTGGTGTGTTCAAGAAGCTGGGCATCCCTGGGCCAACCCCTCTGCCTTTCTTTGGGACGTGCCTGGAATATCGTAAA GGTTTCTTGGATTTTGACAATCAATGCTTCCAGAAATATGGGAAAGTGTGGGG GATTTACGACGGCAGGCAACCTGTGGTGGCTATCTTGGACCCCAAAATCATCAAATCCGTGCTGGTTAAGGAGTGTTACTCCACCTTCACCAACCGCAGG CACATGGATCTAGCAGGGGTGCTGAACAACGCTGTCTCATTAGCTGAAGACGAACAGTGGAAACGGCTTCGTACAGTGCTCTCTCCAACCTTCACCAGTGGGAAGCTAAAGGAG ATGTTTCCTATAATGAAGCACTATGGGGAAGTGCTGGTGAAAAACGTTCAAAAAAGAGTGGAAAAGGACAGTTCTATACCAGTGAAGGA CATCTTTGGAAGCTACAGCATGGATGTGGTTACCAGCACTTCATTTGGTGTGAACATTGACTCCATGAACAACCCCAAAGACCCCTTTGTCAGAGAGATGAAGAAACTGGTCAAGTTTGACTTTTTTGATCCAGTCTTCATTGTGTCAT ttgtatTTCCATTTATATGCCCTCTTTTGGCCAAGTTCAATGTAAGCGTTTTTCCCAACGATGCTGTAGATTTCTTCATGAGATCCATCTCCAAAATTAAGCAGGATCGTGAAAAGGAGACTCAAAAG GGCAGGGTAGATTTCCTGCAGATGATGATTGAATCCCAGAAAACACCCACTAATGGGAACAATGAAGCGAATCACAACTACAAAG CCCTGACTGACATAGAGGTCCTGTCTCAAGCATTCATCTTCATTTTCGCTGGGTATGAGCCCACCAGCAACACGCTTGGTTACCTGGCTTACGAACTGGCCTTGCACCCTGACGTACAGCAGAAACTGGTGGAGGAAATCGATAACGCTTTTCCCAACAAG GCTCCTCTCACATACGAAACAGTGATGCAGTTGGAGTATCTTGACATGACCATGAATGAAACCCTTCGTCTCTTTCCCCTCGGGGGACGGATTGAGAGAGTCTGCAAGAAAGACGTGGAAATAAATGGGGTGACCATTCCAAAAGGAGCCGCTGTTATGATCCCACCTTACATCCTGCACCGCAACCCTGAGCACTGGCCAAACCCAGATGAGTTCAGACCAGAAAG GTTcagtaaggaaaacaaagattCCATAGACCCATACACATACCTGCCCTTCGGAGCTGGTCCCAGGAACTGCATTGGGATGAGGTTTGCTCTCCTGAGCCTGAAAGTTGCCATTGTCGCCCTGTTACAACATTTCACCTTCCAAATCTGCAAAGAAACTCAG GTCCCTCTCAAGCTGAGCTCACATGGACTCCTATCACCAGAGAAGCCGATTATTCTGAAGTTAGCCCCTCGGACCAACGCCACACCCGCAGAGGCGTAA